The Triticum aestivum cultivar Chinese Spring chromosome 3A, IWGSC CS RefSeq v2.1, whole genome shotgun sequence genome includes a region encoding these proteins:
- the LOC123057985 gene encoding NAC transcription factor ONAC010-like: MEASKFGFGPDTPPAFKFDPTDADIVAGYLLPRALGLPNPYAHAIIEDDPASAPPWELLRRHYGSGRVDHAFFFGPPANGRRKSRTIKGAGVWQGQKGSQGTVTLLRPGGGELDVTYKRYDLTFCRAKHGGSTGYVMHEYEIISPPLPGTVLSRVNINKHPKKKRAAAGERPGTSYQYDASAMPSDSSGFSFSDAQAGALCGGNGGGMPDAGCYYARLKYAFPEDCCLPATDQPGASYNAAAMNSDGQGFAGAQVDAFSGGGMVDTDAAYNNYYGQYQEVAPWSCQLGQSHNHGQYLSGDAAVMRSHGEGFSVQQPAGALSCYVENAALMCSGGEQQAGALCGYNNTGSVMPTEGASSTISLRDGGENGDKINDVLFGNHDGEFNREMSDQEIYDVLFGDNYDGHVNCEQSDAGDAATNPE; the protein is encoded by the coding sequence ATGGAGGCGTCCAAGTTCGGCTTCGGGCCCGACACGCCGCCGGCGTTCAAGTTCGACCCCACCGACGCCGACATCGTCGCCGGCTACCTACTCCCCCGCGCGCTCGGCCTCCCCAACCCGTACGCGCACGCCATCATCGAGGACGACCCCGCGAGCGCCCCGCCGTGGGAGCTCCTCCGGAGGCACTACGGCAGCGGCCGGGTCGACCACGCCTTCTTCTTCGGGCCCCCCGCGAACGGCCGCCGCAAGAGCCGCACCATCAAGGGCGCCGGCGTCTGGCAGGGGCAGAAGGGGTCCCAGGGCACCGTCACCCTGCTCCGccccggcggcggcgagctggACGTCACGTACAAGCGGTACGACCTCACCTTCTGCCGCGCCAAACACGGGGGCAGCACGGGGTACGTCATGCACGAGTACGAGATCATATCGCCGCCGCTCCCCGGCACGGTGCTCAGCCGcgtcaacatcaacaagcaccccaagaaGAAAAGGGCCGCCGCCGGCGAGCGGCCAGGCACGAGCTACCAGTACGATGCCTCTGCGATGCCGAGCGACAGCAGTGGATTCAGTTTCAGTGACGCACAAGCCGGTGCTCtctgtggcggcaacggcggtggcATGCCAGATGCCGGCTGCTATTATGCTCGTCTCAAGTATGCGTTCCCGGAGGACTGCTGCCTCCCGGCCACAGATCAGCCTGGCGCGAGCTACAATGCGGCGGCGATGAATAGCGACGGCCAAGGATTCGCCGGCGCTCAAGTTGATGCTTTCTCTGGTGGCGGCATGGTGGATACGGACGCCGCGTACAACAACTATTACGGCCAGTACCAAGAGGTTGCCCCATGGTCTTGTCAGCTGGGCCAGAGCCACAACCACGGCCAATACTTGTCCGGAGATGCCGCCGTGATGCGCTCCCACGGCGAGGGGTTCAGCGTCCAGCAACCAGCCGGTGCTCTCTCTTGCTACGTCGAAAATGCCGCCCTGATGTGCTCCGGCGGCGAGCAACAAGCCGGCGCGCTATGTGGCTACAACAATACTGGCAGTGTCATGCCAACTGAGGGCGCGAGCTCAACTATTTCGCTCCGCGATGGCGGGGAGAACGGAGACAAGATCAATGATGTCTTGTTCGGCAACCACGACGGCGAATTCAACCGTGAGATGAGCGACCAGGAGATCTACGACGTCTTGTTCGGGGACAACTACGACGGCCACGTCAATTGTGAACAGAGCGATGCCGGTGACGCGGCCACAAATCCAGAGTGA